Proteins encoded in a region of the Trichosurus vulpecula isolate mTriVul1 chromosome 9, mTriVul1.pri, whole genome shotgun sequence genome:
- the LOC118831921 gene encoding 40S ribosomal protein S9-like, whose translation MPVARSWVCRKTDVTPRRPFEKSRLDQELKLIGEYGLRNKREVWRVKFTLAKIRKAARELLTLDEKDPRRLFEGNALLRRLVRIGVLDEGKMKLDYILGLKIEDFLERRLQTQVFKLGLAKSIHHARVLIRQRHIRVRKQVVNIPSFIVRLDSQKHIDFSLRSPYGGGRAGRVKRKNAKKGQGGAGTGDDEEED comes from the coding sequence ATGCCGGTCGCCCGGAGCTGGGTTTGTCGGAAGACGGACGTGACGCCGCGGCGGCCCTTCGAGAAGTCGCGCCTGGACCAGGAGTTGAAGCTGATCGGCGAGTACGGGCTCCGCAACAAGCGCGAGGTGTGGCGGGTCAAGTTCACGCTGGCCAAGATCCGCAAGGCGGCGCGGGAGCTGCTCACGCTAGACGAGAAGGACCCGCGGCGGCTGTTCGAAGGTAACGCTCTGCTGCGGCGGCTGGTGCGCATCGGCGTCCTGGACGAGGGCAAGATGAAGCTGGATTACATCCTGGGCCTGAAGATCGAGGACTTCCTGGAGCGGCGCCTGCAGACGCAGGTCTTCAAGCTGGGCCTGGCCAAGTCCATCCACCACGCGCGCGTGCTCATCCGCCAGAGGCACATCAGAGTCAGAAAGCAGGTGGTGAACATCCCCTCCTTCATCGTGCGCCTCGACTCCCAGAAGCACATCGATTTCTCCCTGCGCTCACCCTACGGTGGTGGCCGGGCTGGCAGGGTCAAGAGGAAGAATGCCAAGAAGGGCCAGGGAGGGGCGGGCACTGGCGATGATGAGGAGGAAGATTAA